Proteins encoded in a region of the Raphanus sativus cultivar WK10039 chromosome 8, ASM80110v3, whole genome shotgun sequence genome:
- the LOC108821882 gene encoding CBL-interacting serine/threonine-protein kinase 18, with the protein MSQALAPPPLLVVTTVVPDPPHPPPPPPQQKPYALQYVTELLSRIGIKETDKDGNTSPQSPRSPRNNILMGKYELGKLLGHGTFAKVYLALNIKSGENVAIKVIDKEKIMKSGLVAHIKREISILRRVRHPYVVHLFEVMATKTKIYFVMEYVPGGELFNTVAKGRLPEETARRYFQQLISSVSFCHGRGVYHRDLKPENLLLDAKGNLKVSDFGLSAVAEQLRQDGLCHTFCGTPAYLAPEVLTRKGYDAAKADVWSCGVILFVLMAGHIPFYDKNIMAMYKKIYKGEFRCPRWFSSDLIRLLTRLLDTNPDTRITIPEIMKSRWFKKGFKHVKFYIEDDKLCREDEEEEEEEESCSSGRSSTVSESDAEFDVRRIGSMPRPASLNAFDIISFSSGFDLSGLFEEGGEGTRFLSGAPVSEIIAKLEEVARVVSFTVRKKEWSLRLEGCREGAKGPLTIGAEIFELTPSLVVVEVKRKGGDRGEYEEFCNKELRPELEKLMHDRGSEKGKGEVVVEEAMCVAV; encoded by the coding sequence ATGTCTCAGGCCTTGGCTCCACCACCGCTTCTGGTGGTCACCACCGTCGTCCCAGATCCCCCACACCCTCCCCCACCACCGCCGCAGCAAAAGCCGTACGCTCTGCAATACGTGACGGAACTTCTTAGCCGGATAGGTATCAAAGAAACAGACAAAGATGGCAACACCAGCCCACAGAGCCCGAGGAGCCCAAGAAACAACATTCTCATGGGGAAGTACGAGCTAGGGAAGCTTCTCGGCCACGGAACCTTTGCTAAGGTCTATTTAGCCCTAAACATAAAATCCGGCGAGAACGTCGCCATCAAAGTCATCGACAAGGAGAAGATCATGAAGAGCGGTCTGGTCGCTCACATCAAACGAGAGATCTCCATCCTCCGCCGTGTGCGCCACCCTTACGTCGTCCACCTCTTCGAAGTCATGGCGACGAAGACCAAGATCTACTTCGTGATGGAGTACGTCCCGGGAGGGGAGCTGTTCAACACGGTGGCTAAAGGACGTTTGCCGGAGGAGACAGCCCGGAGATATTTCCAGCAGCTGATCTCCTCCGTCTCCTTCTGCCACGGCCGCGGTGTCTATCACCGTGACCTTAAGCCGGAGAATCTGCTTCTAGACGCTAAAGGGAACCTTAAAGTCTCTGACTTCGGTCTCAGCGCGGTGGCAGAGCAGCTCCGTCAGGACGGGCTCTGCCACACGTTCTGCGGTACTCCGGCGTATCTGGCGCCggaggttttaacgaggaaagGGTATGACGCGGCTAAGGCCGATGTGTGGTCTTGCGGAGTGATCTTGTTCGTGTTGATGGCTGGTCACATCCCGTTTTACGACAAGAACATCATGGCCATGTACAAGAAGATCTACAAAGGCGAGTTCCGTTGTCCTCGTTGGTTTTCATCTGATCTTATCAGGTTATTGACTCGGCTTCTCGATACCAATCCTGATACTCGGATCACGATACCTGAGATCATGAAGAGTAGATGGTTCAAGAAAGGATTCAAACACGTGAAATTCTACATAGAAGATGATAAGCTGTGTAGagaagacgaggaggaggaggaagaggaggagtcGTGTTCCTCTGGCAGGTCTTCAACGGTGTCAGAGAGCGATGCAGAGTTTGACGTGAGGAGGATCGGTTCAATGCCGAGACCAGCGAGCTTAAACGCGTTTGATATCATATCGTTCTCCTCGGGGTTTGATCTTTCGGGTTTGTTCGAGGAAGGTGGAGAAGGGACGAGGTTTCTGTCAGGAGCTCCTGTTTCGGAGATCATAGCGAAGCTGGAGGAGGTAGCGAGAGTCGTTAGCTTTACGGTGAGGAAGAAGGAGTGGAGTTTGAGGTTAGAAGGGTGTAGAGAAGGAGCAAAGGGGCCGTTGACGATTGGAGCTGAGATATTTGAGCTGACGCCGTCTCTTGTGGTGGTGGAGGTGAAGCGGAAAGGAGGAGACAGAGGAGAGTATGAAGAGTTTTGCAATAAAGAACTCAGACCAGAGCTGGAGAAACTAATGCATGACCGAGGAAGTGAGAAAGGAAAAGGAGAAGTTGTAGTAGAAGAAGCAATGTGTGTTGCCGTCTGA
- the LOC108821889 gene encoding uncharacterized protein At2g34160, with product MEGITEGVNNMSLAVDSQKRNRIQVSNTKKPLFFYVNLAKRYMQQYADVELSALGMAIATVVTVAEILKNSGFAVEKKIMTSTVDIKDGARGRPVQKPKIEITLAKSEKFDELMAAANEDKEAAEAQEQN from the exons ATGGAAGGGATCACGGAAGGAGTTAACAACATGAGTTTGGCCGTTGATTCGCAGAAGAGGAATCGgattcaagtttccaacactAAGAAACCGTTGTTCTTCTACGTCAATCTCGCCAAG aGGTACATGCAGCAGTACGCAGATGTGGAGTTGTCTGCACTTGGAATGG CCATTGCGACGGTTGTCACCGTTGCTGAGATATTGAAGAACAGTGGGTTTGCTGTTGAAAAGA AGATCATGACTTCGACTGTGGATATCAAGGACGGTGCAAGGGGTCGTCCTGTGCAGAAACCCAAG ATTGAGATAACACTCGCCAAGTCTGAGAAGTTTGATGAATTAATGGCTGCGGCCAACGAAGACAAGGAGGCTGCAGAAGCTCAAGAGCAGAACtga
- the LOC108821885 gene encoding peroxisome biogenesis protein 7 — protein MPVFKAPFNGYSVKFSPFYESRLAVATAQNFGILGNGKIHVLELSPGPPGVAESVSFDTADAVYDVSWSESHDSVLVAALGDGSVKIYDTSLPPPSNPVRSFQEHAREVHSADYNPTRRDSFLTASWDDTVKLWAVDRPASIRTFKEHAYCVYQAVWNPKHGDVFASASGDCTVRIWDVREPGSTMIIPGHDFEILSCDWNKYDDCVLATSSVDKTIKVWDVRSYRAPLAVLNGHGYAVRKVKFSPHRKSLVASCSYDMSVCLWDYMVEDALVGRYDHHTEFAVGIDMSVLVEGLMASTGWDELVYVWQQGMDPRAS, from the coding sequence ATGCCGGTGTTCAAGGCGCCGTTCAACGGCTACTCGGTGAAATTCAGCCCCTTCTACGAGTCGCGCCTCGCCGTCGCCACCGCACAGAACTTCGGGATCCTCGGAAACGGCAAGATCCACGTCCTCGAGCTCTCCCCGGGCCCACCGGGCGTCGCCGAGTCCGTCTCCTTCGACACCGCCGACGCCGTCTACGACGTCTCCTGGTCCGAGTCCCACGACTCCGTCCTCGTGGCCGCCCTCGGAGACGGCTCCGTCAAGATCTACGACACCTCCCTCCCGCCTCCCTCAAACCCCGTCAGATCCTTCCAGGAGCACGCGCGTGAGGTCCACTCCGCGGACTACAACCCCACGCGCCGTGATTCTTTCCTCACGGCCTCGTGGGACGACACGGTGAAGCTCTGGGCCGTTGATCGGCCCGCGAGCATCAGGACGTTCAAGGAGCACGCCTACTGCGTCTACCAGGCGGTGTGGAACCCGAAGCACGGAGACGTCTTCGCCTCCGCTTCGGGAGACTGCACGGTGAGGATCTGGGATGTACGGGAGCCTGGGTCCACCATGATCATCCCTGGGCACGATTTCGAGATACTGTCGTGTGATTGGAACAAGTATGATGACTGTGTTTTGGCGACTTCGTCGGTTGATAAGACGATTAAGGTGTGGGATGTGAGGAGTTATAGGGCTCCCTTGGCTGTGCTTAATGGGCATGGGTACGCGGTGAGGAAGGTGAAGTTCTCGCCGCATAGGAAGAGTTTGGTGGCTTCTTGCTCGTATGATATGAGTGTGTGTCTTTGGGACTATATGGTGGAGGATGCGTTGGTGGGGAGGTATGATCATCATACTGAGTTTGCTGTTGGGATTGATATGAGTGTTCTGGTTGAGGGTTTGATGGCGAGTACTGGTTGGGATGAGCTTGTCTATGTTTGGCAGCAGGGGATGGATCCGAGAGCGAGTTAA
- the LOC108821883 gene encoding uncharacterized protein LOC108821883 — protein sequence MSERKLNLEAPLLSTRRMQKTSAVSVRRNKTFDFTHDFKTNDDSSTVPVLVPDMGLDHFTESASVPFTWEQAPGKLKGNDSTPQEEVFTPCPPPGKAIDRNLSSKTKQVDEEEESEDVFSDARDTLSPKDSFSVNHSISGVSEYGATAEKKKTLNPCEDPQSRDFMLNRFLPAAKAMTMEQPHYALNRKPSSFMSEPTLQIRDLVPVEKRQNSKRYDECRVSPCYDHQDTYDKESEEEEEDGEVSEYAYIPRRGCGMLPQLCFKESLSMMNTFKTKHKTTSHDGVKSSKVSQLRSRFQSVKQLAIDSVSKHKLSPVHPSMGKKFNSETNLTCPASSRSSSPYRHPRCMSPFRTTNATCFPDTRKETESLRANRLNKHIRSMSVSQELLYPNGSTENSPKSTSDHHSSIFPEESEKEPNTSSCRSPLAPPSPKKPSESWLCHNLPSQIPSRRYPFHPQKQDLNDNNNYRNVTKWETIVKTSYLHRDHIRYSEELVAHTSLQ from the exons ATGTCAGAGAGGAAACTGAACTTGGAAGCACCTCTTCTTTCAACAAGGCGGATGCAGAAGACATCAGCAGTTTCTGTGCGTAGAAACAAGACATTTGACTTCACTCATGACTTTAAGACAAATGATGATTCCTCAACTGTTCCAGTTCTTGTTCCAGATATGGGTTTAGATCACTTCACCGAATCTGCCTCTGTTCCTTTCACATGGGAGCAAGCTCCTGGGAAATTAAAAGGAAATGATTCCACACCTCAGGAGGAAGTCTTCACACCATGTCCTCCTCCCGGGAAAGCAATTGATAGAAACCTTAGTTCAAAGACTAAACAAgttgatgaagaggaagagtcAGAGGATGTGTTTTCTGATGCTCGTGATACACTCTCTCCCAAGGACTCCTTTTCTGTAAACCACAGCATAAGTGGTGTGAGTGAATACGGTGCAACTgctgagaagaagaaaacactAAACCCTTGTGAGGATCCTCAATCACGGGACTTCATGTTGAACCGTTTTTTACCAGCTGCCAAAGCAATGACTATGGAGCAGCCTCACTATGCTTTGAATCGTAAACCGTCTAGTTTTATGTCTGAACCAACGTTACAGATAAGAGACTTAGTACCAGTGGAGAAGCGGCAAAATTCTAAAAGGTATGATGAGTGTAGAGTCTCACCTTGTTATGATCACCAAGACACATATGATAAAGAAagcgaggaggaggaggaggatggtgAAGTTTCTGAGTATGCTTATATTCCAAGGAGAGGTTGTGGTATGTTGCCACAGTTGTGCTTTAAAGAATCTCTCAGTATGATGAACACTTTTAAAACCAAACACAAGACAACAAGCCATGATGGAGTCAAGTCAAGCAAGGTTTCTCAACTCAGATCTAGGTTCCAATCTGTTAAACAG CTGGCTATTGATTCAGTTTCGAAGCACAAGCTGAGTCCGGTTCATCCAAGCATGGGGAAGAAGTTCAACTCTGAAACGAACCTAACATGTCCCGCAAGTAGTAGGTCTTCATCTCCTTACAGACACCCTAGATGTATGTCACCATTTCGAACCACAAACGCCACGTGTTTCCCTGACACTCGTAAGGAAACAGAGAGCCTGAGAGCTAACAGGTTGAACAAGCATATTAGAAGCATGAGCGTGTCTCAGGAATTACTCTACCCAAACGGTTCCACCGAGAATTCTCCCAAGAGTACTAGTGACCATCATAGTTCAATCTTTCCAGAGGAATCAGAGAAGGAACCGAACACCTCCTCTTGCAGGTCACCTCTTGCACCACCGTCGCCTAAAAAGCCTTCTGAGTCTTGGCTTTGCCATAATCTGCCATCTCAGATCCCTTCACGTAGATATCCTTTCCATCCTCAAAAGCAGGATCTTAATGACAACAACAACTACAGGAATGTTACCAAGTGGGAAACTATTGTTAAGACTTCCTACCTGCACAGAGATCATATTCGATATTCCGAA GAACTGGTTGCTCATACATCTCTTCAATGA